In a genomic window of Chloroflexota bacterium:
- the yidC gene encoding membrane protein insertase YidC, which translates to MELFSSIGETWQTWAVNPLSEVLNLIRDGVGSYAIAIILFTIGIRTIMIPLTVKQIRSQRRMQVLQPEMAEIRRKFRNDRQAQSQATMKLYKEHGVSPLSGCLPIFVQLPILLALYGGILTLSGQGLLNEQFLWFNLAREDSTIPILGESSPTAPTDVHLATTFPITPLESQLAAEFAGQNANFRFTIDTVDPAESAAAVSGGRASAAFVEERQALTDYPPGTSEARLVQAAAFVVERDRPLTRLTKAEAAGVLRGDITDWSQLGLPAGPINIFGLGNDIGTRNLLSEMLLDGEPIPPRIIQLHATVEDYIAELIADPGSLGISGPVVHDGVRMVNVEAEGADRAFSANVAALRDENYFLARDAYVYWAPGESDGENYVQKWWDSRQGQTAAGNAGFTRIPIQQDVFGQGGFYISLLALLAGAFQFVQARMMASKTAEGQQATVNRVMQFMPIIVVIFAWSFQAGLVLYWVISSIIAIVQQYFTTGTGALIPAHWPIARDMTARPDAPTPAKAVEDAATTEAASRSPGEGVATTPRRRRRRRRRSG; encoded by the coding sequence ATGGAACTCTTTTCCAGCATCGGCGAAACCTGGCAGACCTGGGCCGTCAACCCGCTGAGCGAAGTCCTCAATCTCATTCGCGATGGGGTTGGCAGCTACGCCATCGCGATCATCCTGTTCACGATCGGGATTCGCACGATCATGATCCCGCTCACCGTCAAGCAGATTCGCTCGCAGCGACGCATGCAGGTCCTGCAGCCCGAAATGGCGGAGATTCGCCGCAAGTTCAGAAACGATCGCCAGGCGCAGTCGCAGGCCACCATGAAGCTCTACAAGGAGCACGGCGTCAGTCCGCTCTCGGGGTGTCTGCCCATCTTCGTGCAGTTGCCGATCCTGCTGGCGCTCTACGGCGGCATTCTCACGCTGAGCGGCCAGGGGCTTCTCAACGAGCAATTCCTCTGGTTCAACCTGGCGCGCGAGGACTCCACAATCCCGATCCTCGGCGAATCCAGCCCGACGGCCCCCACCGACGTGCACCTGGCGACGACGTTTCCGATCACGCCGCTGGAGTCGCAGCTTGCCGCCGAGTTTGCCGGCCAGAACGCCAATTTCCGCTTCACCATCGATACCGTCGACCCCGCCGAGTCGGCGGCCGCGGTCAGCGGCGGACGCGCGAGTGCGGCGTTCGTCGAAGAGCGACAGGCGCTCACCGACTATCCGCCGGGCACCTCGGAGGCCCGGCTCGTGCAGGCGGCCGCATTCGTGGTCGAGCGCGATCGCCCGCTCACGCGGCTCACCAAGGCCGAAGCGGCCGGGGTCCTGCGTGGCGACATCACCGATTGGTCGCAGCTCGGCCTGCCCGCCGGCCCGATCAATATCTTTGGGCTCGGGAACGATATCGGCACCCGGAATCTGCTCTCGGAAATGCTGCTCGACGGCGAGCCCATACCGCCGCGGATCATCCAGCTGCACGCGACGGTCGAGGACTACATCGCGGAGCTCATTGCCGATCCCGGATCGCTCGGCATCTCCGGGCCGGTCGTGCATGACGGCGTGCGCATGGTCAACGTGGAGGCCGAAGGCGCCGACCGCGCGTTCTCCGCGAACGTGGCCGCGCTGCGCGACGAGAACTACTTCCTGGCCCGCGATGCCTACGTCTACTGGGCGCCGGGTGAGTCCGACGGCGAGAACTACGTGCAGAAGTGGTGGGACAGCCGGCAGGGGCAAACCGCCGCCGGCAACGCCGGGTTCACACGCATCCCCATCCAGCAGGACGTCTTCGGCCAAGGCGGCTTCTATATCTCGCTGCTGGCGCTGCTTGCCGGCGCCTTCCAGTTCGTGCAGGCCCGCATGATGGCCTCAAAGACCGCCGAGGGCCAGCAGGCGACGGTGAATCGGGTCATGCAGTTCATGCCCATCATCGTGGTCATCTTCGCCTGGTCGTTTCAGGCGGGCCTGGTGCTCTATTGGGTGATTTCCAGCATCATTGCCATCGTGCAGCAATACTTCACCACCGGAACCGGCGCGCTGATTCCCGCGCACTGGCCCATCGCGCGCGACATGACGGCCCGCCCGGACGCCCCGACGCCGGCCAAGGCCGTGGAAGACGCAGCAACCACCGAAGCCGCGAGCCGCAGCCCTGGTGAGGGCGTGGCGACGACCCCGCGGCGGCGACGACGCCGAAGGAGGCGCAGTGGCTGA
- the yidD gene encoding membrane protein insertion efficiency factor YidD: protein MKRPVLALIRGYQRWLSGGLGAHCIYEPTCSEFAAVAVERYGVARGLWLALRRIARCHPFAAGGFDPVP, encoded by the coding sequence GTGAAGCGCCCGGTGCTCGCCCTGATTCGCGGCTACCAGCGGTGGCTCTCCGGGGGGCTTGGCGCCCACTGCATCTATGAGCCGACCTGTTCCGAATTCGCCGCCGTCGCTGTCGAGCGCTACGGCGTGGCTCGCGGGCTCTGGCTCGCGCTGCGACGCATTGCGCGCTGCCATCCCTTCGCCGCCGGCGGCTTCGACCCGGTGCCCTAG
- the rnpA gene encoding ribonuclease P protein component, with translation MSNRHRLRGAADISRVRRRGMRVACPYFVLFVAPGDSETTRLAITTPRRLGAAVARNRMRRRLRAAFRPHLATPQPVVDMVAQARRPVADAPWDCLTGAVAKSLAQARAAQVPSLA, from the coding sequence ATGAGCAATCGCCATCGGCTGCGAGGCGCCGCCGACATCTCGCGCGTGCGGCGCCGCGGCATGCGCGTGGCCTGCCCCTATTTCGTGCTGTTTGTGGCGCCGGGCGACTCCGAGACGACCCGTTTGGCCATCACGACGCCGCGCCGGCTTGGCGCCGCGGTCGCCCGAAACCGCATGCGTCGCCGCTTGCGGGCGGCGTTTCGGCCGCACCTGGCAACGCCGCAACCGGTCGTCGACATGGTGGCGCAGGCGCGCCGGCCGGTGGCCGACGCGCCCTGGGACTGCCTCACCGGGGCGGTGGCCAAATCCCTGGCGCAGGCACGCGCCGCACAAGTCCCGAGCCTGGCGTGA
- the rpmH gene encoding 50S ribosomal protein L34: MKRTYQPKVRKRKREHGFRARMSSRSGRAILRRRRRKGRKRLTV; encoded by the coding sequence ATGAAACGCACGTACCAGCCCAAGGTTCGCAAACGCAAGCGTGAGCACGGTTTTCGTGCCCGCATGTCTAGCCGGTCCGGGCGCGCGATTCTTCGCCGCCGGCGGCGTAAGGGTCGCAAGCGGCTCACGGTCTAG
- a CDS encoding citrate synthase (catalyzes the formation of citrate from acetyl-CoA and oxaloacetate) — MTSRSGGLEGVVAGTSAISSIDGLAGKLTYRGIDIFDLASDATFEEVAHLLWHDELPTQSQLDSLLNELSAAYALPPPVVDALRLVPQSTPPMDALRSGVSMLGAFDPDLGDNSLEANARKSVRLLAQVSAVVATFARLAAGNEPITSAEGPVADAFLQMYTGERPDETAARALDVLLVLQADHELNASTFAGRVIAATLSDMHSAVTGAIGALRGPLHGGANQGVMEMLIEIGSPDAAEDWVRERLARRELIMGFGHRVYKTADPRATILRGMSRELSRTSGHPEWFEISQVIERVMMDEKGIDSNVDFFSATVYAALGLPVNLFTPIFAMSRTSGWTAHVLEQLGDNRLIRPRAEYIGHTDRAYTPMAERG; from the coding sequence ATGACCAGTCGTTCCGGTGGTCTCGAAGGGGTCGTGGCCGGTACCTCGGCGATCAGCTCGATCGACGGTCTGGCCGGCAAGCTCACCTATCGCGGGATCGATATCTTCGATCTGGCGAGTGACGCCACGTTTGAAGAAGTGGCGCATCTGCTCTGGCATGACGAGCTGCCGACGCAGAGCCAGCTCGACAGCTTGCTCAACGAGCTGTCCGCGGCCTACGCGTTGCCGCCGCCGGTGGTCGACGCTCTACGCCTCGTCCCGCAGTCAACGCCGCCGATGGACGCCTTGCGCAGCGGCGTCTCCATGTTGGGCGCGTTTGACCCCGATCTGGGCGACAACTCCCTGGAAGCCAACGCCCGAAAGTCGGTGCGCCTGCTCGCGCAAGTGTCGGCGGTCGTCGCCACCTTCGCCCGACTTGCAGCCGGCAATGAGCCGATCACCTCGGCCGAAGGCCCGGTCGCCGACGCGTTCCTTCAGATGTACACCGGCGAGCGGCCCGACGAGACCGCCGCCCGCGCCCTGGACGTGCTCCTGGTCTTGCAGGCCGACCACGAGCTCAACGCCAGCACCTTCGCGGGCCGTGTGATCGCCGCCACCCTTTCCGACATGCACTCGGCCGTCACCGGCGCCATCGGCGCCCTGCGCGGTCCGCTGCACGGCGGCGCCAACCAGGGCGTGATGGAGATGCTGATCGAAATCGGGTCGCCCGACGCGGCCGAGGACTGGGTGCGCGAGCGCCTGGCCCGGCGCGAGTTGATCATGGGCTTCGGGCACCGCGTCTACAAGACCGCCGACCCGCGCGCCACCATCCTGCGCGGCATGTCCCGCGAGCTCAGCCGCACCTCCGGCCACCCCGAGTGGTTCGAGATTTCCCAGGTGATCGAGCGCGTGATGATGGACGAGAAGGGGATCGACTCCAACGTGGACTTCTTCTCCGCCACGGTCTACGCCGCGCTCGGGCTGCCGGTGAATCTGTTCACGCCGATCTTCGCCATGAGCCGCACCAGCGGCTGGACCGCCCATGTGCTGGAACAGCTCGGCGACAACCGGCTGATCCGACCCCGCGCCGAGTACATCGGGCACACGGATCGGGCCTACACCCCCATGGCGGAGCGCGGCTAG